In the genome of Pseudomonas sp. LBUM920, one region contains:
- a CDS encoding pirin family protein, translated as MLELRPFNTLGGAHHGWLDAHHHFSFAQYHDPKRMHWGNLRVWNDDIIAPGTGFPQHPHRDMEIITYVREGAISHADNLGNKGRTEAGDVQVMSAGTGIAHSEYNLEATPTKIFQIWIIPNEAGLPPSWGAKPFPQGDREGFVTLASGKAGDSESLRIRADARLVAANLKAGESAEYRLDSGRRAYLVPATGVIEVNGLRAQARDGVAVEDEQLLRVTALEDSEIVLVDLA; from the coding sequence ATGCTCGAACTTCGACCTTTCAACACGCTGGGCGGCGCCCATCATGGCTGGCTTGACGCCCATCACCACTTTTCATTCGCCCAATACCACGACCCCAAGCGCATGCACTGGGGCAACCTGCGGGTATGGAACGACGACATTATCGCGCCGGGCACGGGTTTCCCGCAGCATCCGCACCGCGACATGGAAATCATCACCTATGTGCGCGAAGGCGCCATCAGCCACGCCGACAACCTGGGCAACAAGGGCCGCACCGAGGCCGGCGATGTGCAGGTGATGAGTGCCGGCACCGGGATTGCCCACAGCGAATACAACCTGGAGGCCACCCCGACCAAGATTTTCCAGATCTGGATTATTCCAAACGAAGCCGGCTTGCCGCCTTCATGGGGCGCCAAACCCTTTCCCCAGGGAGATCGCGAGGGCTTTGTAACCCTAGCCAGCGGCAAGGCCGGTGACAGCGAAAGCCTGCGCATCCGCGCTGATGCACGTCTGGTAGCGGCCAACCTGAAAGCGGGCGAAAGTGCCGAGTATCGACTGGACAGCGGGCGCCGCGCGTACCTGGTGCCGGCGACGGGCGTGATTGAAGTCAATGGCTTGCGTGCGCAAGCGCGAGACGGCGTGGCGGTTGAGGATGAGCAACTGCTGCGGGTGACGGCGCTCGAGGACAGCGAGATCGTGCTGGTCGATCTGGCTTGA
- a CDS encoding PLP-dependent aminotransferase family protein, whose protein sequence is MTLRGVRQVDFAYQAVYRYMINLIDEVSSDSRVKLPSLRQLSQRLNVSISTIQYAYSLLEKEGRVYSVAKSGYYAWPLAGGASTWPSGDLLERLYVAARRPGMVVLSGDEPALLASLDSTLLRLERELVRQYPHHLQPWSQPCGVWKLRAALAARYTSSPTRCWHADDVYIGADLRGVLDILIEVLGLPGSTVIIESPCDWLILRLLQDAGIRLLELPWAQDGSLDLVSLEGLLRDERVSLVLLSSTVSQPSGVAMALRDRLKVAQLLDQHGCWLLENDTCGELSFKPPHTALRDLVNPERLMVFSSFEKILGPEAPYGYALSRHMSSQLQRQFLLRSFRLSSIRQRAIARLYQSGQIDQHLRTLRQLLREQAGAMSLLLDQHLGDQVTYRMPAGGATFWLGSTQAVDMRQVFQCLLARQVVVAPGELFSVGGLHHQHMRLSHTFHGQPNLDVALAALADALRQAQTG, encoded by the coding sequence ATGACGCTGCGTGGTGTGCGGCAGGTGGATTTCGCCTATCAGGCGGTGTATCGCTACATGATCAACCTGATTGACGAGGTCAGCAGCGATAGCCGGGTAAAGCTGCCGTCTCTGCGCCAGTTATCCCAGCGCCTGAACGTGTCCATTTCCACCATCCAGTACGCCTATTCGCTGCTGGAGAAAGAGGGGCGGGTGTATTCAGTGGCCAAGTCAGGCTATTACGCCTGGCCGCTTGCCGGCGGCGCCTCGACGTGGCCAAGCGGGGATTTGCTCGAGCGCCTCTATGTGGCCGCGCGACGTCCGGGCATGGTAGTGCTCAGTGGCGATGAACCTGCCTTGTTGGCGTCGCTGGACAGCACGCTGTTGCGCCTGGAGCGGGAGTTGGTGCGCCAATACCCCCACCACTTGCAGCCCTGGTCCCAGCCATGTGGGGTGTGGAAGCTGCGCGCAGCGCTGGCGGCGCGTTACACCTCGTCGCCGACGCGCTGCTGGCACGCCGACGACGTGTATATCGGTGCCGACCTGCGCGGGGTGCTTGATATCCTCATCGAGGTGCTCGGCCTGCCCGGTTCTACGGTGATTATCGAATCGCCCTGCGACTGGCTGATCCTGCGCCTGCTGCAGGATGCCGGCATCCGCCTGCTCGAATTGCCCTGGGCGCAGGACGGCAGCCTCGACCTGGTGTCGCTCGAAGGCCTGCTGCGCGACGAGCGCGTGAGCCTGGTGCTGCTCTCATCGACGGTCAGCCAGCCTTCCGGCGTGGCGATGGCCCTGCGCGATCGCCTCAAGGTGGCGCAATTGCTCGACCAGCATGGGTGCTGGCTGTTGGAGAACGACACGTGCGGGGAGTTGAGTTTCAAACCGCCCCACACGGCCTTGCGCGATCTGGTGAACCCGGAGCGGCTGATGGTGTTTTCCTCCTTCGAGAAAATTCTCGGCCCGGAAGCGCCGTATGGCTACGCGCTGTCTCGACACATGAGCAGCCAATTGCAGCGCCAGTTTCTGCTGCGCTCGTTCCGGTTGTCGTCAATTCGCCAACGCGCGATTGCCCGCCTGTATCAGAGCGGGCAAATTGATCAGCACCTGCGTACCCTGCGTCAGTTGCTGCGTGAGCAAGCCGGGGCAATGAGCCTGCTGCTCGACCAGCATTTGGGCGATCAAGTGACTTATCGCATGCCTGCCGGTGGCGCTACGTTCTGGTTGGGTTCGACCCAGGCAGTGGATATGCGCCAGGTGTTCCAGTGTTTGCTGGCCCGGCAAGTGGTGGTGGCGCCCGGCGAGTTGTTCAGTGTCGGCGGCCTGCACCATCAGCACATGCGTTTGAGCCATACCTTTCATGGGCAGCCCAACCTGGACGTTGCGCTGGCGGCACTGGCTGATGCCCTGCGGCAGGCACAAACGGGCTAG
- the pgm gene encoding phosphoglucomutase (alpha-D-glucose-1,6-bisphosphate-dependent), which yields MTISPFAGKPAPAQLLVDIPRLVTAYYTGQPDAAISTQRVAFGTSGHRGSSFELSFNEWHVLAISQAICLYREAQGINGPLFVGLDTHALSTPAGASALEVLAANGVHVMLAEGDEYTPTPAISHAIICYNRGRTTGLADGIVITPSHNPPQSGGYKYNPPNGGPADTHVTKWIEAKANELLANKLAGVKRITHAQALKADTTHRHDYLNSYVADLVNVIDMDAIRSADLRLGVDPLGGAGVRYWSAIAEHYRLNLDVVNTEVDSTFRFMSVDWDGQIRMDPSSSYAMQGLIGLKERFDVAFACDPDHDRHGIVTPSGGLLAPNNYLAVSIDYLFQNRPDWRADAAVGKTVVSSGLIDRVAARIGRRLYEVPVGFKWFADGLFEGSLGFGGEESAGASFLRKDGTVWSTDKDGLIPALLAAEMTSRKGQDPSQIYRGLTDALGEPFAIRVDAKATPAQKALLGKLSPEQVTSTQLAGESIQQILSHAPGNNQAIGGLKVMTENGWFAARPSGTEDIYKIYAESFVGEDHLKQLVEEAQVLVDGAISQ from the coding sequence ATGACTATCAGTCCTTTTGCGGGCAAGCCGGCGCCAGCTCAGTTGCTGGTGGATATCCCGCGACTGGTCACGGCCTACTACACAGGCCAGCCTGATGCAGCGATCTCCACCCAACGTGTGGCTTTTGGTACCTCCGGCCACCGTGGCAGCTCGTTTGAGCTGAGCTTCAACGAGTGGCACGTGCTCGCCATCAGCCAGGCCATCTGTTTGTATCGCGAAGCCCAAGGCATCAATGGTCCTTTGTTCGTCGGCCTGGATACTCATGCGCTGTCGACGCCGGCCGGTGCCAGCGCGCTGGAAGTCCTGGCGGCCAACGGCGTGCACGTGATGCTGGCCGAGGGCGATGAATACACGCCGACCCCGGCCATTTCCCACGCCATCATCTGCTACAACCGCGGCCGCACCACGGGCCTGGCCGACGGCATCGTTATCACGCCGTCGCACAACCCGCCGCAAAGTGGCGGCTACAAGTACAACCCGCCCAATGGCGGCCCAGCCGATACCCACGTCACCAAGTGGATCGAAGCCAAGGCCAATGAACTGTTGGCCAACAAACTCGCCGGGGTCAAGCGCATCACTCACGCCCAGGCGCTCAAGGCCGATACCACGCACCGCCATGATTACCTCAACAGCTACGTGGCCGACCTGGTCAACGTGATCGACATGGACGCCATCCGCAGCGCCGATTTGCGCCTGGGCGTCGATCCGCTGGGCGGAGCAGGGGTGCGCTACTGGTCGGCGATTGCCGAGCACTACCGCTTGAACCTGGACGTGGTGAACACTGAAGTCGATTCAACCTTCCGCTTCATGAGCGTCGACTGGGACGGCCAGATCCGTATGGACCCGTCCTCCAGCTATGCGATGCAAGGCTTGATCGGCCTCAAGGAGCGGTTCGACGTGGCCTTCGCCTGCGACCCGGACCACGATCGACACGGCATCGTCACGCCGTCCGGCGGCCTGTTGGCACCGAACAATTATCTGGCCGTGTCCATCGATTACCTGTTTCAGAACCGCCCGGACTGGCGCGCCGATGCAGCCGTGGGCAAGACCGTGGTCAGCAGTGGCTTGATCGACCGCGTGGCCGCACGTATCGGCCGTCGTCTGTACGAAGTGCCCGTAGGCTTCAAATGGTTTGCCGATGGCCTGTTTGAAGGCTCTCTGGGTTTTGGCGGCGAAGAGAGCGCCGGCGCCTCGTTCCTGCGCAAGGATGGCACTGTGTGGAGCACCGATAAGGATGGCTTGATTCCGGCCCTGCTGGCGGCGGAAATGACCTCGCGCAAAGGCCAGGACCCAAGCCAGATCTACCGTGGCCTGACCGATGCGCTGGGCGAGCCCTTCGCGATCCGCGTCGACGCCAAGGCCACCCCGGCGCAGAAAGCCTTGCTGGGCAAGCTGTCGCCGGAACAGGTCACGTCCACGCAATTGGCCGGGGAAAGCATCCAGCAGATCCTCAGCCATGCGCCGGGCAATAACCAGGCGATTGGCGGTTTGAAGGTGATGACCGAAAACGGCTGGTTTGCCGCGCGCCCATCGGGCACCGAGGACATCTACAAGATCTACGCCGAGAGCTTTGTGGGCGAGGATCACCTCAAGCAACTGGTAGAAGAAGCGCAGGTGCTGGTCGACGGCGCAATCAGCCAGTAA